Genomic window (Candidatus Saccharibacteria bacterium oral taxon 488):
TGGGTGCTTGCTGGCGTGAGTAGCGGCGATAAGGAGCTGCTCGGGCGACTGCAGGAGAAGCTTGAGGGGTTGTTTGGGTAGGAAACATAGGAGAGGAGGCAAGACATGGGTAAGGGTAATACGAGCGAGACATGTGGACATATCATATCGACTCAGGGGGAAAGGACTGATATTGGTCCAGCAATATCGGAGCAGGAGCGAGCGGAGCTGCTCGGGCGGATGATTGCTGATCAGGAGCGTAGTGATGCGGCTGCTGAAACACTAGAGCGGGATATTGATAAGGGCCGCATACTAGAGGGTCGAAATGTGTTGGCACTCGTCAGTACGATCTATCGTGAAGTGCGTGATCTGCGCAGGAGTATTATAAATGGCTCGCGGCCTATCGATCCTTCCGCTGTTCATCTTGTGGCGAGTATGCCCCTTGATTATACCGACAATCTCAACAATAGGCATAGGGATGATGCGATTTGTTTATATGAAGTATGCAAGGCGACTGAGACTAATAGGAATTCGTTGCGTCCAAAGGATGAGGAGGAGCTTATCGAAATCCATATGAAAAAGTGGCTTCAGCCGTATATCGACTCTGGGCTTATTCCCGAGAGTATTATCGAAGCGCATACAGTTAAACCGTCCTATGACGATCGGCTTCCGGTGCTTCCATATGGCTCGGTAATTTTTAGGGCTAACGTATATCCACGACAAATTGATGAAGGAGTTAAAGAGGAGGCCGTTAGTGATGCAGTGTTGCGAGAGATAGGCGAACACGCGATTCGGAGTGATGCTTCACAGCATAGTACCGCTGATTCTGAAGAGTTAACTCCACAGAACGAAGAGGTTATTTTACAGCCAGATGACCTTGCTATATTGCATTGGTGCTCCAAAATTGCTGAGTTTGCACAAGTTGTACGCCAGTGCGCCCTGGAGGATCGGCAGAAAGGGGATGGAATATACCCTAGTGTTGCCAGCCAAGAACGGGCTATATTTATTAATCAAAACAGCGATGACAAAAACCCAACAGTTCCATCCCGGTTCCCACGCAGGCCTTTGCTACGCTATGATTTTGTGCCGCAGGTTACTGGTGACTATATCGTCGACTTTATCCGAGACGATCTTTTGCATCGCTTTCAAACCCATATAGATTCCGGATTAATCCCTCCAGTTGCTGTTAACGTGGAGCTACGTCGGCATAAAGCGGAATCGTATGTGGTTGCCCGAGTTAGTTTTGATACTCTTAGTAAAGAGTGGGGCAAGAAGCTGCAGGAGAGAGATGTAGTCAATCCAGCGCTAGATGTTCCAATATCTCGAAGTTCTTGATGGTATAATAGAAACTATGAAGATCATTATCGCTGGCTATGGACTTGAGGGTATATCAAGTTTGAGATATTTTCAGCAGGCTTTTCCTGATGCTGAATTTGTGATTGCTGATCAGAAAGCGGTTGAAGATGCGCCGGACGGGGTGGTAGTGCGGACTGGCGAGTCGGTGTTTGCTGAGCAGCTGCAGGATGCCGATATGGTGGTGCGAGCACCGGGTGTGCCACCGCGGCTACTCAAAACGTCGGGCAGAATATGGTCGGCGACCAATGAGTTTTTTGACAAGTGTCCGGCGCCGATTATTGGCGTGACGGGGACGAAAGGCAAGGGTACGACCTGTAGTCTGATCGCGGCGATCTTGCGGGCGGCCGGTCAGACGGTGTATCTGGTTGGGAATATTGGTGTGCCGGCACTGGACGCGCTACCAAACATCACAAAGGACGACTTCGTTGTCTATGAACTATCGAGTTTTCAGCTGTGGGATCTCGAGAAGTCGCCAACCATTGCCGTGGTGTTGATGATTGAGCCAGACCATTTGGAGGTGCATACGGATTTTGCCGAGTACCTCGACGCCAAGAAAAATATTCGTCGTCACCAGGGCATTATTGATACATGTTTATATCATCCAACGAATAAATATTCGAAGGAAGTAGCTGCTACGCCTTTTAATGGACTATTGGATGAGCAGGGTCATGCGACGTGTGAGTATTGCGGGGGTGATGCGCTAGATTTCGCGCACCGCTATGCCGTTCCCGACGAGGATCAGGTGTATGTCCGGGATGGCTACTTCTGTGTGCAAGATCGGCGGATTTGTCGCACTGATCATTTGCGGCTACCGGGCGCACACAACCTCGAGAACGCCTGTGCGGCGATGAGCGCGGTGGCGGAATTGCCGATCACGGTGACCGACGAGCAGTACGCGGCTGGGCTAGAGAGTTTTACGGGATTGCCACATCGATTAAAATTCGTTGCTGAGAAAAACGGCGTGAAGTATTACGATGACAGTATCGCCACCACACCGGGCAGTGCCATCGCGGCGCTGCGGGCGTTTGAAGCGCCGAAAGTGCTGATCGTCGGTGGGTACGACAAGGGGGCGGATTATGATGAAATGGCCACGGAGATTGCCAGACAAACGGTGCGGGCGGTGGTCATTATCGGGGCGAATGCGGCGAAGATTGAGCAGTCGCTGCGTCAAGCATCGGTGACGGCGACAACAGTGGTGCTCGGCCAGACGACGATGGTGGATGTCGTCGCCCAAGCCAGTCAATTATCTCGCCCGGGCGATGTTGTCATCCTCAGTCCGGCGGCCGCCAGCTTTGGCATGTTCAAAAATTACGTCGACCGCGGCGAGCAATTTGTGGCGGCGGTGGAGAAGTTGTAGGTGGTAGTTTTGTTATAACGATCTGCCGTAGTTGAGCAACATCTTAGACCAAAACGTTGACATGTTACAATAAAATATGTATAATAGTTGTTATGTCAGAAAAAGATAGGTCTATTGAACAACATCATCAGCCGCGTCTTTGGGGTGAAACGACTGATCCGAAAGAACATAATCCAAAACATTTCCGATATCTTGTTCACGCTATTAATCCATTTGCCAAAATGAGCGCCACGGCTGGTTGTGCCTTGGGCTTAATGGAGGGGTTTGGTCCTGAGACATCAGGAGACCAATCTATATCTATGTATAAACAACCTGAGCGCATTGGAGATAGGGTTTCCGCTAGTATGTCATTGATCGACCAAGACCACACCGCCACTTGGGGGGCCGGTGGGCTTATTATTGATGCTCCTGAAGGGAATATAGTCATAACTTCTGGAGCTGATGCGAGTGCTCGTAACAATAATCGAGATCTGCTCATAAAACAGGGTCATATTTGTGATATTATAGATCCGAATGAACTTTTAAATAGGACTTCACAGTATGATCATAATGAAGTCGTGGCTCTCGCCGAACACGAGGGTCACCAGCTGCAAACCGTTGGTTTTTTCTACAAAGTAACACCAAAAGGTGAGCCGGTAAATCATCGTCTTGCGCAGGTAATGCATATGCATGCCGATAGACTGCAGTTACCGATTGTAGAGATACCTGAGCCTCGTTGTGCTGACTCTGAGAATAAAGTACATCGTACCATCCGTCATGGGAAAGAGGAGGAGAGTATCATCGTTAGCTTAGATGGATACAATTTCTACCTTAGGGGGTTTGATGATATGTCCGGATGCTCAACTTATTGGATGCTTGATAAAGATTCTCTTCAGGCCTGCTTTGCATCTCCTTTTCAGTTTAAAGAAGCCGTTGAGTTTGCTGTTGGTATGGGAGAATTGAGTGATGAAGATGCTCGGCATGTTCTGAGGGGCTATGAAGAAGCAGATTTGCAGCGAAAAACCCCGACTGCGTATTATGATAAAAATGGAAATTTTGAGAAAATAGAATATTTTGAAGGTTATGGTAGCGAAGAGTATTATATCTCTATTAGGAAAACAGGCTATAGCGCTAGGGGGAATACGATAGACGCGAGGAGGTTTTATGGGGCATTACTTTGTGATGATCAGTTGGCAACGGCTGGGCCGATCGAATCTCCACTAAGTCCTGCTGATGCAGAATTCGTGATTAAGGAAGCTATCGGTAAGCTTGACCCGGCCAGGGCTGTAGAATTAGAAAAGTGGCATGAAGATCATAAGTCGGTCATTGAAAGAGTATGGCGTGATCATGTACAATCGGCCTCTAGGCTATCTGGTCAGATTGCCGTGAGACACCACTCTATGAGTAATGAACCTTTTCAGACTCATCATTAGTAGCGTATTACTTTATCCCTGATACACCTCAGGCTTCAACACTCCGATATACGGTAGGTTTCGGTATTGTTGGCGGAAGTCTAGGCCGTAGCCGACGACGAATTCGTTAGGAACTGACAGGCCGACGTAATCGGCGGTAACGTTGGCGATACGCCGTTCGGGTTTATCGAGTAGTGAGCAGACTTTGACTGAGGCGGCACCGCGACCGGCGAATAATTCCAGCAATTTTTCCAACGTTCGGCCAGTATCGACGATGTCTTCGACCAACAAAACATGCCGCCCAGTAACGTCGCTATCAATGTCTTTGAGGATAGTGACCGCGCCGGATGATTCAGTCGTGTCGCCGTAGCTAGAGACGTCAATAAAATCGATTTCCATATAGCAATCCATGGCGCGCACCAGATCGATCATGAACGGCGCCGCACCGCGCAGTACGCCGATGACCAGCGGATTCTTGTCCCGGTATTCGTTAGTCAGCTCTCGGCCCAGCCGCGCCACCGCGTCATTAATTTGTTCAGTAGTTACGAGGATGGTAGCGATATCTTGATTCATAGGGGTAGTATAACAGCTAATTGGCGAAATCACTAATACGTTTAGCAATGTTTGCTGTAGGCTCAATAATGAGGCAGTGAGGAAACTGATGCCTCAATCGTTCCTCAAGCGCCAAATAATGTGTGCAGCCTAGAATAATAACATCGCTGCCTTCCACAACACTGGCCGATACTTCATTAAGTGGAATATCGTCAGCCAAACCTTGATCAATCATCTGCGCCCACGCGCTAGTATCTGGCGTATCAATGTGAACGTCGCTAGCATATTGGTTGATAAGTGCGTGTAAGCGCTGGCTTTGCTTGGTGGCATTTGTTGCTAGTAGAGTGATATGACGTGATTTAGTTAGTGCTGCAGCCGGCTTAACCATTGGCTCAAAGCCAACGAAGTGGACACTTGGATAGTGCTGTCGTAGTGGCTGGATGGAGATTGCTGTGGCAGTATTACATGCAAGAACGATAATATCGCACGACAGCAGCGGCTGGATGGCGGCATCGGTTAGCGTGATAATCTCTTCCGGTGAACGATTGCCGTACGGTGCGTGCTCGCGGTCGATCGCCGTGATGTACGAATGCTGCGGCAGTAATTTTTTCAGCCTCTTTGCTACTAATTTGCCGCCAGTTCCCGTATCAAATATGCCAATCTTCATACAAAAAGTATAGCAAAATTGTTACAATAGTACCCATGCAGCCACTTAAAAAACGTATCCAAACCCTGCAGTCAGAAGTAGAACAGGCCAAGGCGGCGCTAGATT
Coding sequences:
- the murD gene encoding UDP-N-acetylmuramoyl-L-alanine--D-glutamate ligase; translated protein: MFQYLEVLDGIIETMKIIIAGYGLEGISSLRYFQQAFPDAEFVIADQKAVEDAPDGVVVRTGESVFAEQLQDADMVVRAPGVPPRLLKTSGRIWSATNEFFDKCPAPIIGVTGTKGKGTTCSLIAAILRAAGQTVYLVGNIGVPALDALPNITKDDFVVYELSSFQLWDLEKSPTIAVVLMIEPDHLEVHTDFAEYLDAKKNIRRHQGIIDTCLYHPTNKYSKEVAATPFNGLLDEQGHATCEYCGGDALDFAHRYAVPDEDQVYVRDGYFCVQDRRICRTDHLRLPGAHNLENACAAMSAVAELPITVTDEQYAAGLESFTGLPHRLKFVAEKNGVKYYDDSIATTPGSAIAALRAFEAPKVLIVGGYDKGADYDEMATEIARQTVRAVVIIGANAAKIEQSLRQASVTATTVVLGQTTMVDVVAQASQLSRPGDVVILSPAAASFGMFKNYVDRGEQFVAAVEKL
- the hpt gene encoding hypoxanthine phosphoribosyltransferase, whose protein sequence is MNQDIATILVTTEQINDAVARLGRELTNEYRDKNPLVIGVLRGAAPFMIDLVRAMDCYMEIDFIDVSSYGDTTESSGAVTILKDIDSDVTGRHVLLVEDIVDTGRTLEKLLELFAGRGAASVKVCSLLDKPERRIANVTADYVGLSVPNEFVVGYGLDFRQQYRNLPYIGVLKPEVYQG